The Nitrospira tepida genome includes a window with the following:
- a CDS encoding transketolase, whose protein sequence is MSGSTTLSSDLLTMLRNKATSLRIESVRATTEAGSGHPTSCCSAADIVATLFFHVMRYDPKQPRHPNRDRFILSKGHAAPLLYAAWAEAGLFPKSELLTLRLLRSDLEGHPTPRLSFVDVATGSLGQGLAAGVGMALNAKYLDRSDYRTYVVLGDGESVEGSVWEAVEIARQHQLDNLCAIVDINRLGQSDPTMLQHDLEAYRARWSGFGWHAIVVDGHDIAALVQAFGEAVATKGRPTVLLAKTLKGKGISFIQDKPDWHGKPLKKGEEADRAIAELSQQFVSGNGAAPVIPSPTLAKKEEAGRKTLAAPSYKIGDMVATREAFGVALQALGEADPSVVALDADVKNSTYTDKFGKQFPSRFFENFIAEQNMIGAAVGLSTCGKVPFAATFAAFLTRAYDFIRMAAISQANVKLVGTHVGVSIGEDGASQMGLEDLAMMAAQPGVTVLYPSDGTSMYRLVEAAARQSGMVYLRAGRPKSPVIYGPDEPFSIGGSKVLRKSQQDQVTIVAAGVTLCEALKAHDQLKAQGIQTRVVDLYSVVPVDRATLADCAHATQKRVVTVEDHYAHGGLGDAVLGALSNEGVRVTKLAVRDIPRSGKPDELIDHFGIGVRSIVQAVKDLLKL, encoded by the coding sequence ATGTCTGGGAGCACGACCCTGTCATCGGATCTCTTGACCATGCTTCGAAATAAGGCGACCAGCCTGCGGATCGAGAGCGTGCGCGCCACCACCGAGGCGGGAAGCGGCCATCCGACGAGCTGCTGTTCGGCCGCCGACATCGTCGCAACCTTGTTTTTTCATGTGATGCGGTACGATCCCAAACAGCCACGCCATCCCAATCGGGACCGGTTCATTCTCTCGAAGGGCCATGCCGCCCCGCTGCTCTATGCGGCCTGGGCCGAGGCAGGCCTGTTTCCCAAGAGCGAGCTGCTCACGCTCCGGTTGCTGCGCTCTGATCTGGAAGGCCATCCGACTCCCCGGCTGTCCTTCGTCGACGTGGCGACGGGTTCGCTCGGTCAGGGGTTGGCGGCCGGCGTAGGCATGGCCTTGAACGCCAAGTATCTCGATCGCAGCGACTATCGGACTTATGTGGTCCTGGGCGACGGCGAGTCCGTCGAGGGATCGGTCTGGGAGGCGGTCGAAATCGCCCGGCAGCACCAGTTGGACAACCTTTGCGCGATCGTCGATATCAACCGGCTCGGACAGAGCGATCCAACGATGCTCCAGCACGATCTGGAGGCCTATCGCGCCCGTTGGTCCGGTTTCGGCTGGCATGCGATCGTGGTGGACGGGCATGACATCGCGGCGTTGGTTCAAGCCTTCGGCGAAGCGGTTGCCACCAAAGGGCGTCCGACGGTGTTGCTGGCCAAGACCCTCAAGGGCAAGGGCATTTCGTTCATTCAAGACAAGCCGGATTGGCACGGCAAGCCGCTCAAGAAGGGCGAGGAGGCCGATCGCGCCATCGCCGAATTGTCGCAACAGTTCGTCTCGGGGAATGGGGCGGCCCCGGTCATTCCAAGCCCAACTCTGGCCAAAAAGGAAGAGGCGGGCAGGAAGACGCTGGCCGCGCCTTCTTACAAGATCGGCGACATGGTCGCGACGCGAGAGGCGTTCGGCGTGGCATTGCAGGCGTTGGGCGAGGCTGATCCGAGCGTTGTCGCGCTGGATGCAGATGTCAAAAATTCGACCTATACCGACAAATTCGGCAAGCAATTCCCGTCGCGGTTCTTTGAGAACTTCATCGCGGAACAAAACATGATCGGCGCGGCGGTGGGGCTCTCGACCTGCGGGAAGGTTCCCTTCGCGGCGACCTTTGCGGCGTTCTTGACCCGAGCCTATGACTTCATCCGCATGGCGGCGATCAGCCAGGCCAATGTAAAGCTGGTCGGGACGCACGTCGGGGTGAGCATCGGCGAGGACGGGGCCTCTCAAATGGGACTTGAAGACCTGGCGATGATGGCGGCCCAGCCGGGCGTCACGGTGCTGTATCCGTCCGATGGGACGAGCATGTACCGCTTGGTCGAGGCGGCGGCGAGGCAGAGCGGGATGGTCTATCTGCGGGCCGGCCGTCCCAAATCGCCGGTCATCTATGGACCGGATGAACCGTTCTCGATCGGCGGATCGAAGGTGCTGCGCAAGAGCCAGCAGGATCAGGTGACGATCGTGGCGGCCGGCGTGACGTTGTGTGAGGCGCTGAAGGCGCATGACCAGTTGAAGGCGCAAGGCATTCAGACCCGCGTAGTGGATCTGTACAGTGTCGTCCCGGTCGACCGCGCGACGTTGGCGGACTGCGCGCACGCCACCCAGAAGCGGGTGGTGACGGTCGAGGACCACTATGCCCATGGCGGACTCGGCGACGCGGTGCTGGGGGCCCTGTCCAACGAAGGCGTGCGGGTCACGAAACTCGCCGTCCGCGATATTCCGCGCAGCGGCAAGCCCGATGAACTCATCGACCATTTCGGCATCGGGGTCCGGTCCATCGTGCAGGCCGTCAAGGACCTGTTGAAGCTGTAA
- a CDS encoding ArsB/NhaD family transporter encodes MNPTTLALLIFGACYLAIVTERIHKTIVALFGAALMISLGVVTQEEAFYSHEFGVDYNVIFLLIGMMVIINITRETGLFEVLAIWSAKRAKAQPFRMILLLSAITAVLSAMLDNVTTVLLMAPVTLEITKRLELNPIPFLVPQAMASNIGGTGTLVGDPPNIMIASKADLSYLEFLFVLGPVAMIIMAVFLGGLWFIFGRTLTVAPHLRESMMALKELEAVRDRSLLRRCVWLLALVNVGFCFHGWLHLEPATVALLGASLFMLAGHAKTKEKGLEDLHYLTDVEWKTIFFFIGLFILVGALVKVGAIRELANQLVEFTRGNTAGTTFVVLWGSAVLSAIVDNIPYVAAMNPLIVDLARSLHPTVTEYTDLVHQPDVMPIWWALALGACLGGNGTIIGASANVVIVDIARRAGYPISFWRFSLFGLPVMFGSILISHLYLWLRFF; translated from the coding sequence ATGAATCCCACGACACTCGCCCTGCTCATTTTCGGCGCCTGTTACCTCGCGATCGTCACCGAACGCATCCACAAGACGATCGTGGCGCTGTTCGGCGCAGCCTTAATGATCAGTTTGGGCGTGGTCACGCAGGAGGAGGCGTTCTACTCGCACGAATTCGGCGTCGACTACAACGTGATCTTTCTCCTGATCGGCATGATGGTGATCATCAACATCACCCGCGAGACCGGGCTGTTCGAGGTCTTGGCGATCTGGTCTGCCAAGCGGGCCAAGGCTCAGCCCTTTCGCATGATCCTGCTCCTGTCGGCGATCACGGCGGTCCTGTCGGCCATGCTGGACAATGTGACCACGGTGTTGCTGATGGCGCCGGTCACGTTGGAAATCACCAAACGGCTGGAGTTGAACCCCATTCCCTTTTTGGTTCCTCAAGCCATGGCGTCCAATATCGGCGGCACCGGCACGTTGGTCGGTGATCCGCCCAACATCATGATCGCGAGCAAGGCGGACTTGAGTTATCTCGAATTCCTGTTTGTGTTGGGACCGGTGGCCATGATCATCATGGCGGTGTTCCTCGGCGGGCTCTGGTTCATCTTCGGACGCACGCTGACCGTGGCGCCGCACCTGCGCGAGTCCATGATGGCGCTCAAGGAGCTGGAGGCGGTGCGGGACCGCTCCCTGTTGCGGCGATGCGTCTGGTTGCTCGCGCTGGTGAACGTGGGCTTTTGCTTTCACGGCTGGCTCCATCTGGAGCCGGCCACCGTGGCTCTGTTGGGAGCGAGCCTCTTCATGCTGGCCGGCCATGCCAAGACCAAGGAGAAGGGCCTGGAGGACCTCCACTACCTGACGGACGTGGAATGGAAGACGATTTTTTTCTTCATCGGGCTGTTCATCCTGGTTGGGGCGCTCGTGAAGGTGGGCGCGATTCGGGAACTGGCGAATCAATTGGTCGAATTCACGCGAGGCAATACGGCGGGGACGACGTTCGTGGTCCTGTGGGGGTCGGCGGTCCTCTCGGCCATCGTGGACAATATCCCCTATGTGGCGGCCATGAATCCCTTGATCGTGGATTTGGCCCGCTCGCTCCATCCGACGGTGACGGAGTATACGGATCTGGTCCATCAACCAGATGTCATGCCGATCTGGTGGGCCTTGGCCCTGGGCGCCTGCCTTGGCGGCAACGGGACGATCATCGGCGCATCGGCCAACGTCGTGATTGTCGATATCGCAAGGCGGGCCGGCTATCCGATCAGCTTCTGGCGATTCTCGCTCTTCGGCCTGCCCGTGATGTTCGGCTCGATCCTGATCAGCCATCTGTATCTCTGGCTGCGGTTTTTCTGA
- a CDS encoding sulfate/molybdate ABC transporter ATP-binding protein, translated as MKIDIRHLSKRFGSVEVVSSVSFAVREGELMGILGPSGSGKTTVLRMLAGLETPTTGEIYIDGKLVNDLPVQQRNIGFVFQHYALFKHLTLFENIAFGLKIRKWPRKNQAERVNELMHLLGLSGLDARYPGQLSGGQRQRVAIARALAPRPSVLLLDEPFGAVDALVRQELREWLIRLHDELDVTSLFVTHDQEEAMEVSDRILVFSKGRLEQIGTPAEIYEEPATEFVARFIGAMNIVSGQVRGGLIRIGALEFPAPGFQDGKQLQIGFRPYYVKVSEDPALYRLQARLRHIYFLGVAYRLEIETPEGLILRSRLNKEDFRRSRLEVGKPVSYAITQFRILPEAGAGPLPEAGDLFGKVLLPP; from the coding sequence ATGAAGATCGATATTCGACATCTGTCCAAACGTTTCGGATCGGTGGAGGTCGTTTCCTCGGTCTCCTTTGCCGTCCGCGAAGGCGAATTGATGGGTATCCTGGGCCCCAGCGGCAGCGGGAAAACCACGGTGCTGCGGATGTTGGCCGGGCTGGAAACTCCGACCACGGGAGAAATCTACATCGACGGCAAGCTGGTCAACGATCTGCCGGTCCAACAGCGGAATATCGGATTTGTTTTTCAGCACTACGCGCTGTTCAAACACCTGACCCTGTTCGAGAACATCGCGTTCGGTCTCAAGATACGCAAATGGCCTCGGAAGAACCAGGCGGAGCGCGTCAACGAGCTGATGCATCTCCTGGGGCTCTCCGGCCTCGACGCGCGCTATCCCGGCCAACTCTCCGGCGGGCAACGACAGCGGGTCGCGATCGCAAGGGCCTTGGCTCCCCGTCCGAGCGTGCTGTTGCTGGACGAGCCGTTCGGCGCCGTCGATGCGTTGGTGCGGCAGGAGCTGCGCGAATGGCTCATCCGGCTCCACGATGAATTGGATGTCACCAGCCTGTTCGTGACCCACGATCAAGAAGAGGCCATGGAAGTCTCCGACCGCATCCTCGTGTTCTCGAAGGGCCGGCTGGAGCAGATCGGCACGCCCGCGGAGATTTACGAGGAACCGGCCACGGAGTTTGTCGCCCGGTTCATCGGCGCGATGAATATCGTCTCCGGGCAGGTGCGGGGCGGACTTATCCGCATCGGCGCGCTGGAGTTCCCCGCGCCGGGGTTTCAGGATGGCAAGCAACTGCAAATCGGTTTCCGCCCCTATTACGTCAAGGTCTCCGAGGACCCGGCGCTCTATCGGCTGCAGGCGCGCCTCCGGCACATCTACTTCCTTGGCGTCGCCTACCGGTTGGAGATCGAAACGCCGGAGGGGTTGATCCTTCGTTCTCGCCTGAACAAGGAAGACTTTCGCCGAAGCCGGCTCGAAGTCGGCAAGCCGGTCTCCTATGCCATCACCCAGTTTCGCATCCTGCCCGAGGCAGGCGCAGGGCCGCTCCCGGAGGCTGGCGACTTGTTCGGCAAGGTGTTGCTCCCGCCGTGA
- a CDS encoding sulfate ABC transporter permease, with amino-acid sequence MRRLLIALVWAYFLVLLVGPIVYVSSQAFGDGLAAFWNEVTRPEALHGFALTAEITAIVVLLNVLFGTITAFVLVRQRFWGRAFLSGVIDLPFAVSPVIAGFMLILLFGPETLLGQFFGAAGVQILFAKPAMVLATLFVTYPFVVRELTPVLQTIGTESEEAARTLGAKEWQVFLKVTLPAIRWGLIYGVTLTVARAIGEFGAVLVVSGNVLMLTQTATLHIYQSYVDFNYAGAYAVATTLLAVSFLILIVLEIAKARAARATL; translated from the coding sequence ATGCGCCGCCTGCTCATCGCGCTCGTATGGGCCTACTTCCTGGTGCTGTTGGTGGGGCCGATCGTCTATGTCTCGTCGCAGGCATTCGGCGACGGGCTCGCCGCGTTTTGGAACGAAGTGACCAGACCGGAGGCGCTGCATGGCTTCGCGTTGACCGCGGAAATCACCGCCATCGTCGTCCTGCTCAACGTCCTGTTCGGCACCATCACCGCGTTCGTCCTGGTCCGGCAACGGTTTTGGGGCCGCGCGTTCCTGAGCGGCGTCATCGACCTGCCCTTTGCCGTGTCTCCGGTCATCGCGGGCTTCATGCTGATCCTCCTGTTCGGGCCCGAAACATTGCTCGGACAATTCTTTGGAGCGGCGGGCGTCCAGATCCTCTTCGCCAAGCCGGCGATGGTGCTGGCCACGCTGTTTGTCACCTACCCGTTCGTCGTGCGGGAGCTGACTCCGGTGCTCCAGACGATCGGGACCGAGAGCGAGGAGGCAGCCAGGACGCTGGGCGCCAAGGAGTGGCAGGTGTTCCTCAAGGTGACCCTGCCGGCGATTCGCTGGGGCTTGATCTACGGCGTAACGTTGACCGTGGCCCGGGCGATCGGCGAGTTCGGCGCGGTCCTGGTTGTGTCGGGCAATGTCCTGATGCTGACGCAGACCGCGACCTTGCATATCTATCAAAGTTACGTCGATTTCAACTACGCGGGAGCCTATGCGGTGGCCACGACCTTGCTGGCGGTGTCGTTCCTCATCCTGATCGTGCTGGAGATCGCCAAGGCGCGGGCCGCCAGGGCGACCTTGTAA
- the cysT gene encoding sulfate ABC transporter permease subunit CysT has product MPSRSLVKIALRVTSIGYVFALIVLPLAVIVQASFTNGLVGFLDDIFQPQAWAAVKLTIGAALLTTVINAVFGTMTAVVLVRYEFPGRWLLNSLVDLPFAIPTLVAGLMIVAVYGPTSFIGSGLQPLGLSVIYERPGIVLAMVFVTMPFVVRALQPVLMELEREQEEAAFTLGASAWVTFWRVTVPATLPGLLTGVFLTFVRALGEFGAIVIAAGNIPMKTQVASVYVYGEIESYNPRGATSVSVLMLILSFVALLLLERLVRPPGERLPPWLRRLPFRIEAAAPSRVLPS; this is encoded by the coding sequence ATGCCGTCCCGCTCCCTCGTCAAGATTGCGCTCCGCGTCACGAGCATCGGCTATGTGTTCGCCTTGATCGTGCTCCCCCTGGCGGTCATTGTCCAGGCCTCGTTCACGAACGGCTTGGTCGGTTTTCTCGACGATATCTTTCAGCCCCAGGCCTGGGCCGCGGTGAAGCTGACGATCGGCGCCGCCCTTCTGACTACCGTCATCAACGCCGTCTTCGGCACGATGACGGCCGTCGTCTTGGTGCGCTATGAGTTCCCCGGCCGCTGGCTGCTCAATTCTCTGGTGGACCTCCCGTTCGCGATCCCGACCCTGGTGGCCGGTCTCATGATCGTGGCCGTGTACGGCCCGACCAGTTTCATCGGGAGCGGATTGCAGCCGCTCGGGCTGTCCGTTATTTACGAACGGCCCGGCATCGTGCTCGCGATGGTGTTCGTGACCATGCCCTTCGTCGTGCGCGCGCTTCAGCCGGTCTTGATGGAGCTGGAGCGGGAGCAGGAGGAGGCGGCCTTCACTTTGGGAGCGAGCGCCTGGGTGACGTTCTGGAGGGTCACCGTCCCCGCGACCTTGCCGGGCCTGTTGACCGGAGTGTTTCTGACTTTCGTGCGCGCGCTCGGGGAATTCGGCGCGATCGTGATCGCGGCAGGGAATATTCCGATGAAGACACAGGTGGCCTCGGTCTACGTCTACGGGGAGATCGAAAGCTATAACCCGCGCGGAGCCACGTCGGTCTCCGTCCTGATGCTGATCCTGTCGTTTGTCGCGCTCCTGCTGCTGGAGCGTCTGGTCAGGCCTCCGGGCGAGCGGCTCCCGCCCTGGCTCCGGCGGCTTCCTTTCCGCATCGAAGCTGCAGCCCCTTCCCGGGTGCTGCCGTCGTGA
- a CDS encoding sulfate ABC transporter substrate-binding protein, which produces MSGDFPVGRGRHGAWFGLLWGIGLLLFSDTMAIAETRELVIASYSVPKEAYEKQIIPAFQAHWKAKTGQDLRIRTSYSASGAQTRAILGGFEADVAALSLEGDLAQIVKAGLITHDWKKGPNRGIVTTSLVVWGTRKGNPKGIKTWEDLAKGGIDVLYPNPKTSGGAMWDILAIYGAGLRQPPPGTANPPSYAADLLKRIQKNVKVMDKSGRESVTTFERGIGDVIVTYENELVPRVKIGRPYEIVMPPATILIENPVAVVDRYADKHRARDVAEAFVAFLHEAQAQRAFAELGFRSAAERPLDQPSAGKATAAAPQIFSIEDLGGWESASAQVFGPQGAWTKAVEELARSR; this is translated from the coding sequence ATGTCAGGTGATTTTCCCGTCGGGCGCGGTCGGCATGGAGCCTGGTTCGGGCTTCTCTGGGGCATCGGCCTGCTCCTGTTCTCCGACACCATGGCGATTGCCGAGACAAGGGAACTGGTCATTGCCTCCTACAGCGTTCCCAAGGAAGCCTATGAAAAGCAGATCATTCCGGCATTCCAGGCTCATTGGAAGGCCAAGACCGGGCAGGACCTTCGAATCCGGACTTCCTACAGCGCCTCCGGCGCGCAAACCAGGGCCATCCTCGGCGGGTTTGAAGCCGATGTCGCCGCCCTCTCGCTCGAAGGCGACCTGGCCCAGATCGTCAAGGCCGGCCTGATCACGCACGACTGGAAAAAAGGCCCCAACCGCGGCATCGTCACCACGTCGCTCGTGGTATGGGGAACCAGAAAGGGGAATCCCAAGGGGATCAAGACGTGGGAGGATCTGGCGAAGGGCGGGATCGACGTGCTCTATCCCAACCCCAAGACCTCCGGCGGCGCCATGTGGGACATCCTGGCGATCTACGGTGCGGGTCTTCGGCAGCCTCCGCCTGGGACGGCCAACCCGCCATCCTACGCGGCGGATCTGCTGAAACGGATTCAGAAGAACGTGAAGGTGATGGACAAGAGCGGACGCGAGTCGGTGACGACGTTCGAACGGGGCATCGGAGACGTGATCGTGACCTATGAAAACGAGCTGGTGCCTCGCGTAAAGATCGGCCGCCCCTACGAGATCGTCATGCCGCCCGCCACGATCCTGATTGAAAACCCGGTGGCGGTCGTGGACCGGTATGCCGACAAGCATCGGGCCAGGGATGTCGCCGAGGCCTTCGTGGCGTTCTTGCATGAAGCGCAGGCGCAACGGGCCTTCGCGGAACTGGGATTCCGCTCGGCGGCCGAACGTCCTCTTGACCAGCCTTCTGCCGGCAAGGCCACGGCCGCTGCGCCGCAGATCTTCTCTATCGAAGACTTGGGAGGCTGGGAGTCCGCCTCTGCCCAGGTGTTCGGTCCACAAGGCGCCTGGACCAAGGCGGTTGAAGAGTTGGCCCGTTCCCGATGA
- a CDS encoding RrF2 family transcriptional regulator — protein MKFSKKSEYGLRALLELALHYNERLIQRHEIGQRQRIPVEFLEQILLALKRAGFLASRRGIHGGYELIKPPKDITLGQVIRLLDGPLAPIGCVSKTAYQKCHDCPYARKEFCPLQDAMGEVRNAIASILDNYTLQDFAKGVKGGR, from the coding sequence ATGAAGTTCTCCAAGAAAAGCGAATACGGATTGCGGGCCTTGCTGGAACTGGCCCTGCACTATAACGAGCGGCTGATCCAGCGCCATGAAATCGGCCAGCGGCAGCGGATTCCGGTCGAATTTCTGGAGCAGATCCTGTTGGCGCTCAAACGGGCCGGATTCCTGGCCAGCCGGCGGGGGATCCATGGCGGGTACGAGCTGATCAAGCCGCCGAAAGACATCACGTTGGGGCAAGTCATCCGGTTGCTGGACGGTCCCTTGGCGCCGATCGGCTGCGTGAGCAAGACGGCCTACCAGAAATGCCATGACTGCCCCTATGCGAGAAAGGAATTCTGCCCTCTGCAGGACGCGATGGGCGAGGTGCGCAATGCAATCGCCTCGATCCTCGACAACTACACGCTCCAGGATTTTGCCAAGGGCGTGAAAGGAGGCCGCTGA
- a CDS encoding glycine--tRNA ligase subunit alpha, protein MTFQDVILSLHRFWADQGCVVHQPYDLEMGAGTFHPATFLRALGPEPWRSAYAQPCRRPTDGRYGENPNRLQHYYQYQVVLKPAPADIQDLYLKSLAFLGIDPKEHDIRFMQDDWESPTLGAWGLGWEVRLDGMEITQFTYFQEIGGIELQPITVELTYGTERIAMYLQGVDNVFDLAWNESVSYGDIHHRTEVEFSKHNFEEANVSMLMTGFQAYEAECRSLLAKRLTLPAYDYCIKSSHLFNLLDARGAISVTERTGYIARVRALARQCAEQYVQDRESMGFPLLARAERGPAGGGAKDRSRSRPSRKRPRSDR, encoded by the coding sequence GTGACCTTCCAGGACGTGATCCTCTCGCTCCACCGTTTTTGGGCCGATCAAGGCTGCGTCGTCCATCAACCGTACGACCTCGAAATGGGGGCCGGTACGTTCCATCCGGCCACCTTTCTCCGCGCGCTGGGACCGGAGCCCTGGCGCTCGGCCTACGCGCAGCCCTGCCGCCGCCCGACCGACGGGCGATATGGTGAGAATCCCAACCGGTTGCAGCACTACTATCAATATCAGGTGGTGCTCAAGCCCGCTCCCGCCGACATTCAGGATCTCTACCTCAAGAGCCTGGCCTTTTTAGGGATCGACCCGAAAGAACACGACATCCGCTTCATGCAGGACGACTGGGAATCGCCGACATTGGGGGCCTGGGGGCTGGGTTGGGAAGTCCGGCTGGACGGCATGGAGATCACCCAGTTCACCTATTTTCAGGAAATCGGCGGCATCGAGCTTCAACCGATCACCGTCGAGTTGACCTACGGCACGGAACGGATCGCCATGTACTTGCAGGGCGTGGACAATGTCTTCGATCTGGCCTGGAACGAGTCGGTCTCGTACGGAGACATTCACCATCGCACCGAGGTGGAGTTCTCCAAGCACAATTTCGAGGAGGCGAACGTCTCCATGCTGATGACTGGATTTCAGGCCTACGAAGCCGAATGCCGGTCACTGCTGGCAAAGCGACTGACCTTGCCCGCCTATGACTACTGCATCAAGTCGTCGCACCTGTTCAATCTGTTGGACGCCAGAGGCGCAATCAGCGTGACCGAGCGGACCGGCTACATCGCGCGGGTCCGCGCCTTGGCCCGACAATGTGCGGAACAATATGTGCAGGATCGGGAATCGATGGGCTTTCCACTGCTGGCCCGCGCGGAGCGGGGACCGGCAGGGGGCGGCGCGAAAGACCGGAGCCGCTCGCGTCCATCGCGCAAACGACCAAGGTCAGACCGATAA
- the glyS gene encoding glycine--tRNA ligase subunit beta has translation MTESRRDFVLEIGTEELPYQFIAPALRLLQDLTERLLAEQRLAFEALSTAGTPRRLAVEVRGLATGQASAVKEAMGPPKSAAYDSTGQPTKAALGFAASQGVSVSDLEVRRMPKGEYLFAVKQETGEPTESVLRAQLPHLIQSLSFPKAMKWNETGFRFARPIRWALALFGEKVIPFEVGGIESGRLTYGHRFLGGPATAGSSGIVVKQASSYRSLLEKQGVVADPGRRRSLIEEQLQGLARKAKAELRMDHELLEQATYAVEYPSAILGEFDARYLKLPPEIIETAMREHQGFFTLRNQQGGLRPQFLAVTNIRPRDPSLIRKGNERVLAARLADAAFYFTEDQKTKLADRVEKLKSVVFHQKLGTLYQKTQRLIALAGYLAERLGRNHLVDTCRRAALLSKADLLTGVVGEFPTLQGLMGREYATHDGESPEVALALQEQYWPRTMEDTGPASATGQILALADRLDNVAAFFSVGLIPTGSEDPFALRRQAAGLVRLLVEGDLRLDLAQALAQATDLVREQGFGSQALGSAKAGRTETLQADPLEFVLERFRYYGQTAEGLRDDVMQAVVKTPGLKEYDLSDLLARIKSLQALTVKPDFDPLIVGFKRAHRLVEKERWTSDQVNPDLFEHDAERRLYEALLRAKQRVPGLLQAQNYAQALGELVALKPSIDEFFAGVMVNTEHSGLRSNRLSLLYVIDVLFLSYADLSLIAAQGSERGT, from the coding sequence GTGACGGAGTCGCGTCGAGACTTCGTGCTGGAAATCGGCACGGAAGAGTTGCCCTATCAATTCATTGCGCCGGCGCTCCGCTTGCTCCAGGATCTGACCGAGCGGCTGCTCGCCGAGCAACGGCTGGCCTTCGAGGCCCTCTCAACCGCCGGCACCCCGCGGCGGCTGGCGGTGGAAGTGCGGGGCCTGGCCACCGGACAAGCCTCGGCCGTCAAGGAAGCCATGGGACCGCCCAAATCCGCCGCCTATGACAGCACCGGGCAACCGACCAAGGCCGCGCTGGGCTTCGCGGCTTCTCAGGGTGTTTCCGTCTCGGATCTTGAAGTGCGCCGGATGCCCAAGGGCGAGTATCTCTTCGCCGTCAAACAGGAGACGGGCGAGCCGACTGAATCGGTCCTGCGTGCACAACTGCCCCATCTGATTCAAAGCCTGTCGTTTCCCAAGGCGATGAAATGGAACGAGACCGGCTTCCGTTTCGCCCGGCCCATCCGGTGGGCCCTGGCCCTCTTCGGGGAGAAGGTGATTCCGTTCGAGGTCGGCGGCATCGAGTCCGGCCGGCTGACCTACGGCCATCGCTTTCTCGGCGGACCGGCGACGGCAGGATCATCCGGCATCGTGGTCAAACAGGCCTCCTCCTACCGGTCGTTGTTGGAGAAACAGGGCGTCGTCGCCGATCCCGGCCGGCGCCGCTCGTTGATCGAGGAGCAGCTTCAGGGCCTGGCCCGCAAGGCGAAGGCGGAGTTGCGCATGGACCACGAACTGCTCGAACAGGCGACCTATGCCGTCGAATATCCTTCCGCCATCCTCGGCGAGTTCGATGCGCGCTATCTGAAACTGCCGCCCGAGATCATTGAAACCGCCATGCGGGAACACCAGGGCTTCTTCACGCTCCGCAACCAGCAGGGGGGCCTGCGGCCGCAGTTCCTCGCGGTGACGAACATCAGGCCGCGCGACCCGTCGCTGATCCGCAAGGGCAACGAGCGCGTGCTGGCCGCGCGCCTCGCGGACGCGGCGTTCTATTTCACCGAAGATCAGAAAACCAAGCTCGCGGATCGGGTCGAGAAACTGAAGAGCGTCGTGTTCCATCAAAAGCTGGGCACGCTCTATCAGAAGACCCAACGGTTGATCGCGCTCGCCGGTTATCTGGCCGAGCGTCTCGGACGGAACCATTTGGTGGACACCTGCCGGCGCGCGGCCCTGTTGAGCAAGGCCGACCTGCTGACCGGCGTGGTCGGCGAATTTCCGACCTTGCAGGGACTGATGGGCCGCGAGTATGCCACGCACGACGGGGAGTCGCCGGAGGTCGCCCTGGCCCTACAGGAACAGTATTGGCCCCGCACGATGGAGGACACCGGTCCCGCCAGCGCCACCGGACAAATTCTCGCGCTCGCAGACCGGCTCGACAACGTCGCGGCTTTTTTCTCCGTCGGCCTGATCCCGACGGGATCGGAGGACCCCTTCGCGCTGAGACGCCAGGCCGCGGGGCTGGTCCGCCTCCTCGTCGAAGGAGACCTGCGCCTCGATCTGGCCCAGGCGCTGGCGCAGGCAACCGATCTTGTCCGCGAGCAGGGGTTCGGCTCGCAGGCTCTGGGGTCCGCCAAGGCCGGGCGGACCGAAACTCTCCAGGCCGACCCGCTGGAATTCGTCCTGGAACGGTTCCGCTACTATGGGCAGACGGCGGAGGGGCTCCGGGATGATGTGATGCAGGCGGTGGTGAAGACGCCCGGGCTCAAGGAGTATGACCTGAGCGACCTGCTCGCACGGATCAAATCGTTGCAAGCCCTGACGGTCAAACCCGATTTCGATCCGCTGATCGTCGGATTCAAGCGAGCTCATCGGCTCGTCGAAAAGGAGCGCTGGACGTCGGATCAGGTGAATCCCGACCTGTTCGAGCACGACGCCGAAAGGCGGCTGTACGAGGCCTTGCTTCGGGCAAAGCAGCGGGTTCCGGGCTTGCTCCAAGCCCAGAACTACGCACAGGCCCTGGGCGAACTGGTCGCGCTCAAACCCTCCATCGATGAATTCTTTGCCGGAGTGATGGTCAACACGGAGCATTCTGGGTTACGATCGAATCGACTGTCGTTGCTCTACGTGATCGACGTGCTGTTTCTCTCGTATGCCGACTTGTCGTTGATCGCCGCGCAGGGAAGCGAGCGAGGGACCTGA